The Marivirga salinae DNA window CGTCTTCACCGATTCTGTTTTCTTTAGGAACTTTCATATCTTGGAACATCAAAGAATGCGTATCAGAACCTCTGATGCCTAATTTCTCTTCTTTTTTCCCTACTACAAAACCTTCAGTTTCTCTTTCAACAATCAAGGCATTAATTCCTTTGTGTCCCTTTTCTTTATCGGTTTGGGCAATTACCAAATAAACAGACGCACTGTTACCGTTAGTTATCCAGTTTTTAGTTCCGTTTACTAAATAATGATCTCCTTTATCTTCTGCAGTCGTTCTTTGAGAAGTAGCATCAGAACCAGCTTCTGGCTCTGAAAGACAGAAAGCTCCAATAATTTCACCAGTGGCTAGTCTTTTAAGATACTTTTCCTTTTGTTCTTCTGTCCCAAATTTTTCTAATCCCCAACAAACTAATGAATTGTTAACGGACATGGCAACTGACGCAGAACTATCAATTTTGGAAATTTCTTCCATTGCCAATACATAGGAAACAGTGTCCATTCCGCCACCATTATATTTAGGATCCACCATCATTCCCATGAATCCTAATTCTCCCATTTTCTTAATCTGCTCTGCAGGAAATTTTTCGTGAGTATCTCTTTCGATTACTCCAGGTAATAAATCATTTTGTGCAAAATCTCTAGCAGCAGCTTGAACCGCTAACTGCTCTTCAGTGAGTTGAAAATCCATCTATAAATTATTTTTTTGTCGTTTCAGTGCAAAAACAATGTGTTCCTGCAAAAGTTTTGCAAATATAGGAAAAATACATTTAATCTCGGATGCCTAGAAACATCAGTATGTAATATAACAATGTAACCAATGAAGCAATAGCTGCCACCAAATAAGTTCTTGCAGCCCATTTCAATGAATCTTTTGCCATATCATGTTCTTGTGGAGTAGTCACTCCAGAAGTTGTCATCCAGGCTAATCCCCTTTTACTTGCATCATATTCTACTGGTAAAGTGATAAAAGCAAAAAGTGTGAAAATAGTATAGCAACCTATAATAACCATTAATGCTATCTGAGGACTGATAAGACCATTAAGAATAAAAGCACCAAATAGCATAGCCATTAAAACAAAGTTCATGATTTTTGCACTTACATTTTGTATTGGGACCAGAGCCGACCGCAATTCCAAAAATGAATAAGCTTGAGCATGTTGTACCGCATGACCTACCTCGTGAGCAGCAATTGCCACCGCTGCAGCTGACCTATTATTATAAACCTCTTCACTTAAATTAACAGTTTTATTAGAGGGGTTATAATGATCAGTTAGCTGTCCAGCAACAGACATTACTTTGACATCGTGTATCCCATTATCTTTCAACATTTTTTCAGCAGCTTCTCTGCCCGAAATGCCTGAACTTAACCTTATTTGGGAATATTTTTTAAATTTATTCTTCAATTTGGATTGCACCGCATAACTAACTATGCCGAATCCTATAATAATTACTAAAATGAACATTTTATTCTATTGGTTTATTTTGTTAATAATATTGGTGGTAGAATATCCGTCTACCAATTCAATTGTCTCGACTTTTCCACCGTTTTCCATTACGATTTCTGCCCCTATAATGTTGCTAATATTATAGTCGCTACCTTTTACTAAAATATCGGGTATAAGTTGTTTTATTAAAGATAATGGAGTGTCTTCCGAGAAAAATACTACGGCATCTACAAATGATAATGCTGCTATAATTCTAGCTCTTGCTTGCTCATTATTCACAGGTCTTGTCGGACCTTTTAATTTACTGACTGAAGCATCTGTGTTTAGTGCTACAATCAATTTATCGCCTTTAGAAGCCGCCTTTTCCAAATAATCAACATGCCCTAAATGTAAAATATCAAAGCAGCCATTTGTAAACACCACTTGCTGATCTTTCCACTCCTGTCTTTTTTTGATTAAAGCTTCTAAATTCAATATTTTATCAGCTGTTGGCATAGGCTTGATTTGAATTTCTTTTTGGAATAATCATACTTATAAACAAAGATATAGAACCTACTACGATAATAGCAATAGAATTAGTGGTATGCAGAATGAAGGCGAAAATTATTCCTTCCTTTTCAGCCACTCCATATAATAACAATCCTGCGCCTACTAAATAATGAAAAGCCCCTATTCCGCCCTGAACTGGAGCGGCCATGCCAATCCCTCCTAATACTAATAAAATAAAGCCTGCTGAAAACCCAAGATTGGAAGTTGGCTCCATGCTGAAAAACATCACGTAGGTCATAAAGTAATAACACACCCAAATCCCTATAGTGGTAATCCAAA harbors:
- a CDS encoding acyl-CoA dehydrogenase, which codes for MDFQLTEEQLAVQAAARDFAQNDLLPGVIERDTHEKFPAEQIKKMGELGFMGMMVDPKYNGGGMDTVSYVLAMEEISKIDSSASVAMSVNNSLVCWGLEKFGTEEQKEKYLKRLATGEIIGAFCLSEPEAGSDATSQRTTAEDKGDHYLVNGTKNWITNGNSASVYLVIAQTDKEKGHKGINALIVERETEGFVVGKKEEKLGIRGSDTHSLMFQDMKVPKENRIGEDGFGFNFAMATLNGGRIGIASQALGIASGAYELALKYSKERKAFGKEISQHQAIAFKLADMATQIETARLLCLKAAWLKDQKQDFSQASAMAKLYASQVAMDTTVEAVQVHGGYGFVKEYHVERLMRDAKITQIYEGTSEIQKIVISRNILK
- a CDS encoding zinc metallopeptidase — protein: MFILVIIIGFGIVSYAVQSKLKNKFKKYSQIRLSSGISGREAAEKMLKDNGIHDVKVMSVAGQLTDHYNPSNKTVNLSEEVYNNRSAAAVAIAAHEVGHAVQHAQAYSFLELRSALVPIQNVSAKIMNFVLMAMLFGAFILNGLISPQIALMVIIGCYTIFTLFAFITLPVEYDASKRGLAWMTTSGVTTPQEHDMAKDSLKWAARTYLVAAIASLVTLLYYILMFLGIRD
- the rfaE2 gene encoding D-glycero-beta-D-manno-heptose 1-phosphate adenylyltransferase, with amino-acid sequence MPTADKILNLEALIKKRQEWKDQQVVFTNGCFDILHLGHVDYLEKAASKGDKLIVALNTDASVSKLKGPTRPVNNEQARARIIAALSFVDAVVFFSEDTPLSLIKQLIPDILVKGSDYNISNIIGAEIVMENGGKVETIELVDGYSTTNIINKINQ